In Zingiber officinale cultivar Zhangliang chromosome 3B, Zo_v1.1, whole genome shotgun sequence, a single window of DNA contains:
- the LOC122056756 gene encoding probable phospholipid hydroperoxide glutathione peroxidase → MVTHVPIDSISVKCERSLGCDKFQRPTARSPQPQSSDLKSLFAVAGFSSPMASSTTAGSIHDLTVKDAKGNDVDLSIYKGKVLLIVNVASQCGLTNSNYTELTQLYEKYKDKDFEILAFPCNQFAGQEPGNNEEIVQFACTRFKAEYPIFDKVDVNGEKAAPIYKFLKSSKGGFFGEGIKWNFTKFLVDKDGNVVDRYAPTTSPLSIEKDIKKLLGLS, encoded by the exons ATGGTGACGCACGTGCCGATTGATTCCATTAGTGTGAAGTGTGAACGGTCGTTGGGTTGCGATAAATTTCAGCGCCCAACAGCGAGGTCGCCTCAGCCCCAGAGTTCCGACCTCAAATCACTGTTCGCAGTCGCCGGATTCTCTTCGCCGATGGCTTCCTCCACAACCGCCGGATCCATTCACGACCTCACCGTCAAG GACGCCAAAGGAAATGATGTTGATCTTAGCATTTACAAAGGAAAGGTCCTGCTAATTGTCAATGTTGCTTCTCAATG TGGGCTGACAAACTCAAATTACACAGAACTGACTCAGTTGTATGAGAAGTACAAGGACAAAG ATTTTGAGATTCTAGCTTTTCCATGCAATCAATTTGCGGGGCAAGAACCAGGAAACAACGAGGAGATTGTTCAGTTTGCATGCACACGATTTAAAGCCGAGTATCCTATATTTGACAAG GTCGATGTGAATGGTGAAAAAGCTGCACCCATATACAAGTTCTTGAAGTCCAGCAAGGGTGGTTTTTTTGGAGAGGGCATCAAGTGGAACTTCACTAAGTTCTTGGTGGACAAGGATGGTAATGTGGTCGATCGCTATGCTCCAACCACCTCTCCCCTTAGTATTGAG AAGGATATCAAGAAGTTATTGGGACTTTCCTAA
- the LOC122056755 gene encoding isoleucine--tRNA ligase, chloroplastic/mitochondrial-like isoform X1, with amino-acid sequence MEVAPLLKSSAAAATLFNSGEAKFALRVSSSLVSCRRIGFGRQNASFIIWPVLFARPLTTDLPHGCGGSESKRRARGPVMAAAKKASDGGIKEEGKYKHTVDLPKTTFGMRANAVVREPEIQKLWEENQVFKRVSDRNTGRSFVLHDGPPYANGSLHMGHALNKILKDIINRYKLLRNYRVNFVPGWDCHGLPIELKVLQSMDEDTRRELKPLKLREKAAKFAKNTVNIQMNSFKRFGVWADWDAPYLTLFPEYEAAQIEVFGKMALKGYIYRGRKPVHWSPSSRTALAEAELEYPEGHISKSIYATFKIISSSSASPQLVEEFLPDLYLAIWTTTPWTIPANAAVAVNPELEYVVAELHHAPEDVTAPLRKQTKVGGFLKFSDTKCFVIVASELVPALESKWGVKFAVHKIFPGSCLENFRYAHPISGKECPVVLGGDYITTESGTGLVHTAPGHGQEDYITGIKYGLPIISPVDDEGKFTEEAGEFNGLEVLGAGNVAIVKYLDEQLSLVLEEPYKHKYPYDWRTKKPTIFRATEQWFASVDGFRDMAMDAIGKVNWIPTQAKNRIVAMTASRSDWCISRQRTWGVPIPVFYHVHSKEPLISEETIAHVKDIVSKKGSDAWWYMSTEDLLPEKYRQNASEYYKGTDTMDVWFDSGSSWAAVLGKRDGLCFPADLYLEGSDQHRGWFQSSLLTSIAATGIAPYSCVVTHGFVLDEKGMKMSKSLGNVVDPDVVISGGKNTKDQPGYGADVLRLWVSSVDYTGDVLIGPQILRQMSDMYRKLRGTLRFLLSNLHDWNLENTVSYTKLPKIDQYALYQLGNIVETIKDNYELYQFYKIYQIIQRFTIVDLSNFYLDVAKDRLYVGGTTSLNRRSCQTVLAEHLISIVSVIAPILPHLAEDVWQYLPFEYATEDGSAAKFAFEIKWPVPNKRWLQMPADDVDFWSLILELRSEVNKILENARVGKLIGSSLEAKVYLHSSDAGVASRLQELCLAENEADALHRIFITSQVEVLDSLNTDLSTRMPHTGKYSDPRSEIWIGVARADGSKCERCWNYTTQVGSFPEHPTLCARCYDVINIHPLPAAAGVS; translated from the exons ATGGAAGTAGCTCCGCTCCTCAAGtcttccgccgccgccgccactttGTTCAATTCAGGCGAAGCCAAGTTTGCACTCCGGGTCTCCTCCTCCCTT GTGTCGTGTCGGAGGATTGGCTTTGGCCGTCAAAATGCTTCCTTTATAATATGGCCTGTGCTGTTCGCCCGACCTTTGACTACCGATCTGCCCCACGGTTGCGGTGGTTCTGAATCGAAACGGAGAGCCCGGGGACCTGTGATGGCGGCAGCGAAGAAGGCGTCTGATG GTGGGATTAAAGAGGAAGGAAAATATAAGCACACGGTAGACTTGCCCAAGACCACATTTGGGATGAGGGCTAATGCAGTGGTTAGAGAGCCTGAGATCCAGAAGTTGTGGGAGGAGAATCAGGTTTTCAAGAGAGTATCAGATAGAAATACTGGG AGGAGCTTTGTCCTTCATGACGGCCCACCTTATGCAAATGGTAGTCTGCACATGGGTCATGCTCTAAATAAGATTCTGAAGGACATTATCAACCGATATAAG CTTCTTCGTAATTACAGAGTCAACTTTGTTCCTGGTTGGGATTGTCATGGCCTTCCAATAGAATTAAAAG TTCTGCAGTCTATGGATGAAGATACTAGAAGGGAGTTAAAGCCTTTGAAGTTGAGAGAAAAGGCTGCAAAGTTCGCAAAAAATACTGTTAATATTCAGATGAACTCTTTTAAG CGCTTTGGGGTATGGGCTGATTGGGATGCACCTTATCTGACCCTTTTCCCAGAATATGAAGCTGCACAG ATAGAAGTTTTTGGCAAGATGGCTCTCAAAGGATATATTTATAGGGGTCGAAAGCCTGTTCACTGGAGCCCATCCTCACGCACAGCTTTGGCAGAGGCTGAATTGGAG TATCCTGAGGGACACATTTCTAAAAGCATATATGCTACGTTCAAGATCATTAGTTCATCCTCAGCTTCACCTCAGTTAGTTGAGGAGTTTCTTCCAGATTTGTACTTGGCCATATGGACAACCACCCCTTGGACTATTCCTGCAAATGCAG CTGTTGCTGTTAATCCTGAGCTTGAATATGTGGTTGCTGAATTACATCATGCTCCTGAAGATGTTACAGCCCCTTTGAGGAAGCAAACAAAAGTTGGCGGTTTCTTGAAATTTAGTGATACAAAGTGTTTTGTGATTGTGGCTTCCGAACTTGTACCTGCACTTGAGTCTAAGTGGGGGGTGAAATTTGCAGTGCATAAAATTTTCCCAGGATCATGTCTGGAAAATTTCAG GTATGCTCACCCTATAAGTGGCAAGGAATGCCCTGTAGTGCTTGGTGGAGACTATATCACAACAGAGTCAGGAACTGGGTTAGTTCATACTGCTCCTGGTCATGGACAAGAAGACTATATAACTGGCATAAAGTATGGACTACCTATTATTTCTCCAGTGGATGATGAAGGAAAGTTTACTGAGGAAGCTGGTGAGTTTAATGGCCTGGAAGTTCTTGGGGCTGGTAATGTTGCTATTGTGAAGTATCTGGATGAACAATTATCACTTGTTCTCGAAGAGCCATACA AGCACAAGTATCCTTATGATTGGAGGACAAAGAAACCTACGATATTTAGAGCCACTGAACAATGGTTTGCATCTGTTGATGGCTTCCGAGACATGGCTATGGATGCAATTGGTAAAGTAAATTGGATTCCTACACAG GCGAAGAACAGAATTGTTGCTATGACTGCTAGCCGTTCTGATTGGTGTATCTCACGGCAAAGAACTTGGGGAGTTCCAATTCCTGTTTTTTATCATGTTCACTCTAAAGAACCACTGATCTCTGAAGAAACCATTGCACATGTTAAAG ATATAGTGTCAAAGAAGGGTAGCGATGCCTGGTGGTACATGTCAACCGAAGACCTTCTTCCTGAGAAATATCGGCAAAACGCATCAGAATACTACAAAGGAACTGATACAATGGATGTTTGGTTTGACTCTG GCTCATCTTGGGCAGCAGTTTTAGGCAAAAGGGATGGGCTATGTTTTCCTGCAGATCTGTACCTTGAAGGATCTGACCAGCATCGTGGATGGTTTCAGAGCTCTTTATTAACCAGTATTGCAGCAACAG GAATTGCTCCTTACTCATGTGTTGTTACACATGGGTTTGTACTTGATGAAAAGGGTATGAAAATGAGCAAATCTCTTGGTAACGTTGTTGATCCTGATGTTGTAATTAGTGGAGGGAAAAACACAAAG GATCAACCGGGTTATGGAGCTGACGTTCTTCGTCTTTGGGTTTCAAGTGTTGACTACACTGGAGATGTGTTGATTGGCCCTCAAATTCTCCGCCAAATGTCTGATATGTATAGGAAACTACGTGGAACATTGCGGTTTCTATTGTCAAATCTGCATGATTGGAAT CTAGAAAATACAGTTTCATATACCAAGCTTCCAAAAATTGACCAGTATGCACTATACCAACTTGGGAATATTGTGGAGACAATAAAGGACAACTATGAGCTTTACCAGTTCTACAAAATATACCAG ATCATTCAACGCTTTACGATCGTTGATCTTTCAAATTTCTATTTAGATGTTGCTAAAGACCGGCTTTATGTAGG GGGTACTACCAGTTTAAATAGACGGAGTTGTCAAACAGTTCTTGCAGAGCATCTTATTTCTATTGTTAGTGTAATTGCTCCGATTTTGCCACATTTGGCTGAGGATGTTTGGCAGTACCTCCCTTTTGAATATGCCACTGAAGATGGTTCTGCTGCTAAATTTGCCTTCGAGATAAAGTGGCCAGTTCCAAACAAAAGGTGGCTCCAGATGCCCGCTGATGATGTTGATTTTTGGAGTCTAATCCTGGAG TTGAGATCCGAGGTGAACAAAATCCTAGAAAATGCAAGGGTCGGAAAGCTGATCGGGTCCAGCTTGGAGGCCAAGGTTTATCTCCATTCCTCCGATGCTGGTGTGGCCTCCAGATTGCAGGAACTGTGCCTCGCTGAGAATGAAGCTGACGCTCTACATAGGATTTTCATAACATCTCAG GTGGAGGTTCTCGATTCACTAAACACAGATTTAAGTACCAGAATGCCACATACCGGCAAGTACAGTGATCCAAGAAGTGAAATTTGGATCGGAGTTGCTCGGGCAGATGGCTCCAAGTGCGAAAGATGTTGGAACTATACAACTCAAGTTGGTTCCTTCCCAGAGCATCCAACTCTATGTGCTCGATGTTACGACGTCATCAATATCCATCCTCTTCCTGCTGCAGCAGGAGTCAGTTGA
- the LOC122056755 gene encoding isoleucine--tRNA ligase, chloroplastic/mitochondrial-like isoform X2, giving the protein MDEDTRRELKPLKLREKAAKFAKNTVNIQMNSFKRFGVWADWDAPYLTLFPEYEAAQIEVFGKMALKGYIYRGRKPVHWSPSSRTALAEAELEYPEGHISKSIYATFKIISSSSASPQLVEEFLPDLYLAIWTTTPWTIPANAAVAVNPELEYVVAELHHAPEDVTAPLRKQTKVGGFLKFSDTKCFVIVASELVPALESKWGVKFAVHKIFPGSCLENFRYAHPISGKECPVVLGGDYITTESGTGLVHTAPGHGQEDYITGIKYGLPIISPVDDEGKFTEEAGEFNGLEVLGAGNVAIVKYLDEQLSLVLEEPYKHKYPYDWRTKKPTIFRATEQWFASVDGFRDMAMDAIGKVNWIPTQAKNRIVAMTASRSDWCISRQRTWGVPIPVFYHVHSKEPLISEETIAHVKDIVSKKGSDAWWYMSTEDLLPEKYRQNASEYYKGTDTMDVWFDSGSSWAAVLGKRDGLCFPADLYLEGSDQHRGWFQSSLLTSIAATGIAPYSCVVTHGFVLDEKGMKMSKSLGNVVDPDVVISGGKNTKDQPGYGADVLRLWVSSVDYTGDVLIGPQILRQMSDMYRKLRGTLRFLLSNLHDWNLENTVSYTKLPKIDQYALYQLGNIVETIKDNYELYQFYKIYQIIQRFTIVDLSNFYLDVAKDRLYVGGTTSLNRRSCQTVLAEHLISIVSVIAPILPHLAEDVWQYLPFEYATEDGSAAKFAFEIKWPVPNKRWLQMPADDVDFWSLILELRSEVNKILENARVGKLIGSSLEAKVYLHSSDAGVASRLQELCLAENEADALHRIFITSQVEVLDSLNTDLSTRMPHTGKYSDPRSEIWIGVARADGSKCERCWNYTTQVGSFPEHPTLCARCYDVINIHPLPAAAGVS; this is encoded by the exons ATGGATGAAGATACTAGAAGGGAGTTAAAGCCTTTGAAGTTGAGAGAAAAGGCTGCAAAGTTCGCAAAAAATACTGTTAATATTCAGATGAACTCTTTTAAG CGCTTTGGGGTATGGGCTGATTGGGATGCACCTTATCTGACCCTTTTCCCAGAATATGAAGCTGCACAG ATAGAAGTTTTTGGCAAGATGGCTCTCAAAGGATATATTTATAGGGGTCGAAAGCCTGTTCACTGGAGCCCATCCTCACGCACAGCTTTGGCAGAGGCTGAATTGGAG TATCCTGAGGGACACATTTCTAAAAGCATATATGCTACGTTCAAGATCATTAGTTCATCCTCAGCTTCACCTCAGTTAGTTGAGGAGTTTCTTCCAGATTTGTACTTGGCCATATGGACAACCACCCCTTGGACTATTCCTGCAAATGCAG CTGTTGCTGTTAATCCTGAGCTTGAATATGTGGTTGCTGAATTACATCATGCTCCTGAAGATGTTACAGCCCCTTTGAGGAAGCAAACAAAAGTTGGCGGTTTCTTGAAATTTAGTGATACAAAGTGTTTTGTGATTGTGGCTTCCGAACTTGTACCTGCACTTGAGTCTAAGTGGGGGGTGAAATTTGCAGTGCATAAAATTTTCCCAGGATCATGTCTGGAAAATTTCAG GTATGCTCACCCTATAAGTGGCAAGGAATGCCCTGTAGTGCTTGGTGGAGACTATATCACAACAGAGTCAGGAACTGGGTTAGTTCATACTGCTCCTGGTCATGGACAAGAAGACTATATAACTGGCATAAAGTATGGACTACCTATTATTTCTCCAGTGGATGATGAAGGAAAGTTTACTGAGGAAGCTGGTGAGTTTAATGGCCTGGAAGTTCTTGGGGCTGGTAATGTTGCTATTGTGAAGTATCTGGATGAACAATTATCACTTGTTCTCGAAGAGCCATACA AGCACAAGTATCCTTATGATTGGAGGACAAAGAAACCTACGATATTTAGAGCCACTGAACAATGGTTTGCATCTGTTGATGGCTTCCGAGACATGGCTATGGATGCAATTGGTAAAGTAAATTGGATTCCTACACAG GCGAAGAACAGAATTGTTGCTATGACTGCTAGCCGTTCTGATTGGTGTATCTCACGGCAAAGAACTTGGGGAGTTCCAATTCCTGTTTTTTATCATGTTCACTCTAAAGAACCACTGATCTCTGAAGAAACCATTGCACATGTTAAAG ATATAGTGTCAAAGAAGGGTAGCGATGCCTGGTGGTACATGTCAACCGAAGACCTTCTTCCTGAGAAATATCGGCAAAACGCATCAGAATACTACAAAGGAACTGATACAATGGATGTTTGGTTTGACTCTG GCTCATCTTGGGCAGCAGTTTTAGGCAAAAGGGATGGGCTATGTTTTCCTGCAGATCTGTACCTTGAAGGATCTGACCAGCATCGTGGATGGTTTCAGAGCTCTTTATTAACCAGTATTGCAGCAACAG GAATTGCTCCTTACTCATGTGTTGTTACACATGGGTTTGTACTTGATGAAAAGGGTATGAAAATGAGCAAATCTCTTGGTAACGTTGTTGATCCTGATGTTGTAATTAGTGGAGGGAAAAACACAAAG GATCAACCGGGTTATGGAGCTGACGTTCTTCGTCTTTGGGTTTCAAGTGTTGACTACACTGGAGATGTGTTGATTGGCCCTCAAATTCTCCGCCAAATGTCTGATATGTATAGGAAACTACGTGGAACATTGCGGTTTCTATTGTCAAATCTGCATGATTGGAAT CTAGAAAATACAGTTTCATATACCAAGCTTCCAAAAATTGACCAGTATGCACTATACCAACTTGGGAATATTGTGGAGACAATAAAGGACAACTATGAGCTTTACCAGTTCTACAAAATATACCAG ATCATTCAACGCTTTACGATCGTTGATCTTTCAAATTTCTATTTAGATGTTGCTAAAGACCGGCTTTATGTAGG GGGTACTACCAGTTTAAATAGACGGAGTTGTCAAACAGTTCTTGCAGAGCATCTTATTTCTATTGTTAGTGTAATTGCTCCGATTTTGCCACATTTGGCTGAGGATGTTTGGCAGTACCTCCCTTTTGAATATGCCACTGAAGATGGTTCTGCTGCTAAATTTGCCTTCGAGATAAAGTGGCCAGTTCCAAACAAAAGGTGGCTCCAGATGCCCGCTGATGATGTTGATTTTTGGAGTCTAATCCTGGAG TTGAGATCCGAGGTGAACAAAATCCTAGAAAATGCAAGGGTCGGAAAGCTGATCGGGTCCAGCTTGGAGGCCAAGGTTTATCTCCATTCCTCCGATGCTGGTGTGGCCTCCAGATTGCAGGAACTGTGCCTCGCTGAGAATGAAGCTGACGCTCTACATAGGATTTTCATAACATCTCAG GTGGAGGTTCTCGATTCACTAAACACAGATTTAAGTACCAGAATGCCACATACCGGCAAGTACAGTGATCCAAGAAGTGAAATTTGGATCGGAGTTGCTCGGGCAGATGGCTCCAAGTGCGAAAGATGTTGGAACTATACAACTCAAGTTGGTTCCTTCCCAGAGCATCCAACTCTATGTGCTCGATGTTACGACGTCATCAATATCCATCCTCTTCCTGCTGCAGCAGGAGTCAGTTGA